The Terriglobales bacterium genome includes the window AATACCTCATCCATTTGCTGTTCGCGACGATTGTCCCGATGTTTTTGACGGTCGCGGCGATTTTTGTTTCTGCCACTGTTACGGACCTGTTGGGCAAGTTCGTCAGCGGCAGTTCTTATCAGCGGCTAGGGTCGACTCCTCCCTTCATTATTCAGACCGCCATCGCCCTCGTGTTGGGCCTGCTTCTCATCAATCGAATTGGAGAGCGCAAAGCTGCAAGATGGGTTTGGGTCATTCCTGCTGCCTGGATGATTGTTGGTATCGTGACTTGGAGCCGAATCGTTAGTCTGCCAAACATCTCGGTATGGCAATGGTTCTTCACCGGCGACTGGTGGGATCTCCCCGCATCACCGTTGCGTTCTCGTTGGGTTATAGACCAGTTCACTCACACTGCACCGCTGTTCACTGCCACTGCGTACACAGTCGGAGGTCTCTTGCGGCCAGAAAAGCTGTCGAAGAACGGGGCGAGCGACTGGGTGTCGCACAATAGATGTCGCAAAATCCCCTTATCACTCATAACCTTCCCTGCTACAAGGAGGCGGATATTGCAGAACAGTAAGAACGAACCGAGATTAGTGAACCCCGTCGCACGGGGCGTCTGGCGCGAAGTGTACAACGGGCGATGGGCTGATCTCCGCCGCGTCCAGAAGGCTGAATTTGTGATTGAGGTTGTGTTCGGCCTGGTTCTCTGCGGCTGGTTGCTCTACTTTGGATTTGTGGGCAGCGTTACCGGAACCTTGCTTGTTTGGGGTGCCGTGCTGATCGTCCTGCTATCGTTCTTCTTCGTACTGACGCGATTCATACGCTGATGAGAGTCCGCCTCAATCCCGGAACAATCAAGAAATTCGGACGCACAGCGTGGCGTTACCAGCGTACATATCAAATACCCGCCGGGAAGAACGTCGCTCGGTTCGCTTCTGCCATCATTCAAGCATTGGAGGAAGCCCGTGATGCGAATCTTACGGTTGATAACCTGGTGTTTGAGCCAGAGCACTTAAAAACTTTGATTGGCTCGAACGAGATGCACCTTGAGCATGATGTGACGATCGAGGTTGAGGGCCGCGATGCACTCATTCAGGTGCTCGAAGCGGCTATGAAGGACATCGGTGATTTCCTCTTTGTTCCGAGGCCGAAGCGATTCGTTCTCTATGCAGATCGGAACCAGCGAGCAACATTCTTTTCCCAGAGTGCTGCTAGTCTGAACAAAATGTCAGAATTTCTCTCGAACGAAGGATTTCAGGAACTACCGGTTCGACGGCGAGCACAGCATCCTGAAGCCGTGGAGCGTAGATGATAGTTCGCCATATCCCACTCTTTAGGGATAGAGGGCGAAAAATCTCCATATCACTCACAATCCAGATACGGAGCAAAGTCAATAAAGCGATAGCTAGCGCGAAATCCCCTTAGCTCTCACCATTTTCGCGATTCGGACCGTCGCGTGGGGCGGAATCCTTCTACCTAATATGCGTCCAAGGCTCGCTCTTATAATTTTCGGACATTCTTCGCTTGTGGCCCCTTCTGTCCTTGCTCAGTTTCAAACTCCACCCTGTCGCCTTCAGCCAGCGATCGGAATCCGCTACTGGTGATCGCAGTTTGATGAACGAAGACGTCCTTGCCTCCATCGTCAGGCGTGATAAAACCGAAACCTTTACCGTCATTGAACCACTTAACTGTTCCTTGCATATCCGCTCCCAAAAACCGGGTGTCTAATTTACACCCACCCGGTATTAGGTAGTTGAAAATCCCCCACCCCCTCCCCATCTACTTGCGACGCGATGCTCCCCTGGAGATCCGCTCAACGCGACGCTGCTTTCACGCTCGCTCGCTTCGGCTCGTCTGCGATGTAAACGGCTGTTGTAGATTTCGACGCTATTAACGCCCCGATCTCCGCCCCAATTCCTGCACATCCGCCAACTAAACCTGCGCTATCTCCGGGACGCCAGTTTTCGGTGTTGCGCATTGCTACGGCCCAACCAGCTCCTGCACCCGCCCCGGCAGCCAAGCCGATCAGCGCATTGCGCTTACGTTTCGTGCGGACCACCGATACCCTGCGCACCTGCTCTTTTTGAATCGTAACCTCTTTACCTTTCACCTCGAGTGTGAGATCGGCCTGCGAAACCCGAACGAAATTGCCGGAAGTGCTTTTCAGCGATCGCTCAACCACTTCGATCTTGGCGCCGCCATGGATTTGCTCAAGGTCCTCCCAGCGCGACGTCTGGGCTTGCACAGGAAGTATCGACAATAGTGCGACGATCCAGATCAGATGTTTTCGCATATGCCCTCGCCCGACTCGGCCGTCTTCAACGGTCAGACTCGCACCGCAGTTAATAGCTCTGTAGCGCTAAGCCGTCGCGCTTTTCGACCGCACGCAGCGGATCGCAGGCGGCGCCCATATCCCCGAGGTCACGGAAGTGCGCGGCGCGTAGAGGCGCATGGTAACGCCCAGCACTCCGCTTGCCGGGGACGGCAACCAATTGGACTCCCTTTCTGGGCCGGGATTTTGGTGCTGGATGAAAAGGTCAAGCGATCCGTCCGCGTTGTACTTCAGCGAATCGCGGTCTCCTATGGCGAACCGGTTGATCGGATTCGGCACCTGATACCCTTCCTCGTCATACATCGTCACCGACCAGAACGCCTCAACCGGCGGCAATTCCTGCTTATCGAAGTGCAGGATGTAATTGTTCTCTCCCCGCATTGTTTCGCCGTCTGCGTCACTGATGTTCAGCGGATAAACTGCGTCTTCCGGTTGGTTCGCCCCTAATCCAATCAGGGCAACGATCGCGCGCTTGAGATAGAAGTTGCCGTAAACGCCCATCGAGTCGGTGTTTACCTGCCATCCGTTGACCGCCTTCGTCAAACTCGGGAACTTCGCATGCATTTCCTGCAAAGCGTCAGTGGTAGTTTTGCCAAGCGACTGCTGCACTGCGGGGCTCAGGCTCTCCCACGCGAAGCTCTTTCCTGGCACGATACCAATGCGGGCCAGGCGCGCTATGGTGGACCAATCGGTGACATGGGGCGGATGCAGCTTCATCAACTCCGCGGCATAGGTGAAGTAATCCTTTGCCGCCATGTCGCTCAACTGCTTCATTGGGTCCGTCTTCATGTCCACGCTGGCGTCGGCTTCATACGTCACCGGCTCCGGCTCCTTGCCCCAACGTGAAAGCGGAGTCACCGCATAACCATCCTGAATCTTGTTTACAAACGCGTAGTCGGCGGGGCCATTCGTCTGGGTCCTCCCGACGATCCAGAAGTAGGAGGTGGGACATTGAATCAGTTTCACACCTTCCGGCAACTGACCCTTCCAGCCCGGTGGCACTACGGCGTAATGTTGGACAGCCGTGCCGCTGGTTCGTTTACCCGGTACTGCAAACACGTCGGTCCACATATCGAGCATCGGCAACATGTAATACCGACCTTGGGTATCCTGTGCCGAGACAATCATTGGCTCCTTGGTCAGATCGACCCACGCAATGGAGTACAGTGTGTCGAAGTTCGGCCGCACCACCTCCCGCATATCCGCCGCCGGATATGCCCTCATGTGCCAAAACTTGTTCATCGGCCCCATGCCCGGCTTCACTCCCGGCGGAACATTGGTCATGACTCGCCGCGTGATGTCCATTAACACCAGCGGATAGAAGTAGATGTAAGCCTCAATCCCAAGCTGATAAGCCTCATCGGCATTTGTTGTGAGCAACGTGTTTTTCATGGCGCCACATCCCTGTTTTGTTGTGATGGATTTGTCCGTCAGAGCGTACGGGTGGCAGTTGCACAATAAAACTGTCAGTTCTACTAGGCGAGTCGGGGCGATTGTGGCGATAAATCCCCAAGGAATCTATACGGCGCTTCTGAGTTGGTGAAACTCCAAACTCCTTCTTTCTCGTGTGCAATTGTTTTCATTCGCCGGCGCGAGCAGTGAAACGGTGGCCGCAAAACAGCGCTTCTTTTGGCGGCCCCATCCGCCATCTTCCCGAAACGGGACTAGCGTATCCCCGCTCCAACACCTCCATATGACTTACCCGACCCGGCCCCACATCGGGGGACTCCAGTTTTTCTTGGCCAACACACTTCAGCGGCACGTCACTTGCCCCAACTACCTCGGATACCCCTTTCATTTTCATTGTGAGTTTCCGCAGAAGCGGCTTCATTCTGCGGATTTCACCGCGTCTGTTCAGGAGCCGGCTTATCCGAACTCATCGCGGACTCCTCGATGATCGAATAGAGCACCACCATCCTCTGGGCCCATAGGACGAACCAATCGGGCAACTCACTTCTGGAGGATTGCTATGTCATCAGCAAAGCGTTTTCTGGCCATCTCCCTCACCTTCATGTTCGCTCTCTTTATGTTTTCCATCTGCGCTCCCCGCACAGTGCAGGCCATCGCCGCTGCGCTCGTGCAGGTCGTCAACACGCCCTCCAACCCTGTACCTGTGCAGCCAGTTCCCGCAAAACAGGCGGTGCGCATGAGTTGCCATGTCGAAGTACCCAGCGGCGCATACTTCGAAGACTGCACTGCAATCGACAACGTCAGCTCTAACACCTTCGTTGTCCCAACCGGAAAGCGATTCGTTGCTGATTTCGTCGGCGCCAATGGCAGCAGCACTCCCACCCAGGGTGCCCTTGAGGTCTGGGTTGTGACGAACAATCTGGAGTACCTTTCTTTCGCGGTAACTCCACTCTCAATCAGCGGATCCCCAATTTTTACGTTGTCTGAACGCACCACTTTTTACGCGGATCCGGGTACCTCCATCACCATGTACCTGCAAACCAACAGCAGCTCAGGCGGAACATACGGAAACATCATCCTGGAGGGGCACCTCGAAGACATTCAATAGCTTCGCGGCCTTGCCCGTCTAAACAGGTTTCAGACGCCACTGCGCGGCCTCGGCCATTGGGCTCCAGCTTTTCCTGTTAGGAGATCCCTATGTCATCCGCGCGGCATTCCATAGACCGACTCGTAAGAGTCGGGTCGAAAAGTGGAATAAACCTCCGAGTCCCGCAGGGACGACATTCGTTTCCGTGGGAAGGCAAACGTGCCATCGTCCGAGTCCGCTTCCACCGTCGCTATACTACCCACATGACGATCAAGAGATTGGATCACGTCAGCGTTGTCGTCGACGACCTTGCCGCCGCCATCGATTTCTTCACCGCGCTCGGCATGACGATCGAAGGCCAGATGTCCATCGAAGGCCCGTGGGTGGACCGCGTGAACGCCATCGACGGTGTCCAGGTCGAGATCGCTATGATGCGGACCCCGGATGGCCACGGCAAGCTTGAGCTGACGAAGTTTCGCAATCCCAAACTCATCGCCATCGAACCGGCCATGGCACCACCGAACGCGCTCGGCCTCCGCAGCGTCATGTTCACCGTCGAAAGCGTGGACGACACCGTCGCTCGCCTGCGCCCCCACGGCGGCGAACTCATCGGCGAGATCGTCCAGTACAAGGGCCTGTACCGGCTCTGCTACATGCGAGGCCCTGCCGGCATCATCGTTTCCCTCGCCGAAGAACTCTTCAAGAAGCCGCTTTGATACGCCGCGACTTCAGTCGCGCCGACCGATACAACTAAAAGCTGGAATCGGCTCAACTAGTTATTGTGGCTTTTCTGCGGGCTTCGGGTGCTCCGTAGCTAACGTTATCCCATGATGAGCAAGCGACGCAGCGCGCCACAATCTTGCTCTGTGCCTTCCCCTTGGAGGCTAAAGGACCTCTGGATATGATCATGGATGAATTTCCACATTTCGAGCAGACTAGTACGCTCTGGCTGTTCTGAAGTTCCAACCAAACGAACTTGGTCGCAAATGTTCTCGTCATCATTAGCTCCTCAATTTCACAGGATTGTACCAGTCGCAGAACTAAACTCGGAACGTATTAGCCGGCAGGTGACGGAGGCTCTTCCAAAGCGATTCTTTCTAACCGCAACCTGCGGCCGCTGTGACTTTTCGGCGACTTTTAGTCTTTGCTTGATATTTTAGAAACTGCTCGGCGATGGTACGACCGACCTTCGTTTCATCTTCCACCTGCTTTCGAGCCCAAACGCCAAACTTCAGAATCCACTGGAACTCTTCAGCCGAGTAAAACCACCGACATCCATTGCACAGTCCATGAGCCGGGAGATAGTTGTCGATCGCATGAATACCTCCCGCGGCGTGGGCAAGGACATGGTCTGCGGCGAACTTTCTGTCACTTATCTGTCCGCCACACAGATGGCATCTTCCAGCGGTCTTCTCGAGAATAGTGGCTCGTTCGGCAGGCTTCAGGCGTAGCCGCCGCGACGGAGAAGGAAGTTGTTTTCGTTCTTCGTGGAGAAACTTCAAACGCTTCACTAACTCTTCAGGAGAACCGGGCAAACTGAGTGTGCTCATCCGCTGCGTCGCTCCAAGTGGTGGCTGCGATTCTACCGCGTTGATGTTTCTGAATACAGGACACTTGGCGGTTCGAACGCTGGTGGTGAACCCACGTTATCGCTGTGCGCAAACATGGGGTACCTGCCCTTTCCCGTTTTTGACCACACGATGTTCCATTTTCGAAACACAGTAACGATTTCGTTCTATTTGAGACCTCCATGTGTTAGCCTTCGCCCGTCTCCCTCCCCGAGAACTCCGAGAATTCCCTTGGAGCTGAACCATGCTGCTTAGAAATGTTCCGATGATCGGGGTGCTGGCATCCTCGCTTTTTCTGTTCCTGACGCCTGCAAGTGCATCGCCTGTCAATTAGCAACTCTTATTAACAGTAACGTCGACAGACGGGCTTCCCACTATTTGTCCCAATCCCTGGGGCTTTCACGATTTCCCCTGTGATGTTCCGAACGGCACACAATACCGGGCCACTTTTACCGTAGAGGACTCCCTCTTCTTGATGAATGGGACAGCATTACACGGCTTGATGACTAACTTCTATTTGCAGATTGGTACCAGAGTGTATGACCAAAATCATCCTAACGATGACTTCATCGGTTTCAGAGGATGGCTCCCCGAAGAGCCCCGCTGTGTTGCCTGTATCGGCGGTGTTTCTCCCAGCATTACCGTGGAGGGAGGAGAGGTAACGGACTTAATTGGAGGAGTTTACGGGGTCGGTGACGGCACTGGAGTGGACTTTTTCGGAAATAATCTTTACGTCGGGTGGAGTGGTGGCAGTACTCACATCTATATGACCGGCGCGATCTCAAGAGTCCCGGAACCTTCCACTCTTTACGTACTCGGAATCGGGTTATCGACAGCTCTCAGCTTATCGAGGAGAATGCAGAAGCGCTAAGTACAATTTTGCCGCTCGAGTGCTGCGTCGCCGCGCGGGTGCCCCAGGTTCGCGCGAAGCGCTAACCTGGGAACCACCACCGTCCACACCCGT containing:
- a CDS encoding cold shock domain-containing protein — protein: MQGTVKWFNDGKGFGFITPDDGGKDVFVHQTAITSSGFRSLAEGDRVEFETEQGQKGPQAKNVRKL
- a CDS encoding DUF1254 domain-containing protein, whose translation is MKNTLLTTNADEAYQLGIEAYIYFYPLVLMDITRRVMTNVPPGVKPGMGPMNKFWHMRAYPAADMREVVRPNFDTLYSIAWVDLTKEPMIVSAQDTQGRYYMLPMLDMWTDVFAVPGKRTSGTAVQHYAVVPPGWKGQLPEGVKLIQCPTSYFWIVGRTQTNGPADYAFVNKIQDGYAVTPLSRWGKEPEPVTYEADASVDMKTDPMKQLSDMAAKDYFTYAAELMKLHPPHVTDWSTIARLARIGIVPGKSFAWESLSPAVQQSLGKTTTDALQEMHAKFPSLTKAVNGWQVNTDSMGVYGNFYLKRAIVALIGLGANQPEDAVYPLNISDADGETMRGENNYILHFDKQELPPVEAFWSVTMYDEEGYQVPNPINRFAIGDRDSLKYNADGSLDLFIQHQNPGPERESNWLPSPASGVLGVTMRLYAPRTSVTSGIWAPPAIRCVRSKSATA
- a CDS encoding VOC family protein — encoded protein: MSSARHSIDRLVRVGSKSGINLRVPQGRHSFPWEGKRAIVRVRFHRRYTTHMTIKRLDHVSVVVDDLAAAIDFFTALGMTIEGQMSIEGPWVDRVNAIDGVQVEIAMMRTPDGHGKLELTKFRNPKLIAIEPAMAPPNALGLRSVMFTVESVDDTVARLRPHGGELIGEIVQYKGLYRLCYMRGPAGIIVSLAEELFKKPL